The following nucleotide sequence is from Candidatus Cloacimonadota bacterium.
GAACGATAAGCATGATCGCAGACACATCCAGCGGGGTTGAGCCTAACTTCTCCCTTGTTTATGTGAAAAAAGTCATGGATGATGACAAATTATTGTATGTAAATAAGTACTTTGAAGAAATTGCCCGAAAGACCGGTTTTTATTCCAAAGAATTGATGGAAGACGTTTCCGGCAAAGGCTCGTTAATATCAATAAAGGAAATCCCGAAAGAAGTGAAAAAAGTTTTTGTTACTTCTCATGATATTAAACCGGAATGGCATATTAGAATGCAAGCCGCATTTCAGCAATATGTGGATAATGCCGTTTCAAAAACCATAAATTTTTCAAATAGTGCTACAAAAGAAGACATAAATATCGCATATAAACTCGCTTATCAATTGGGATGTAAGGGAGTTACGGTTTACCGTGATGGCAGCAGATCCGAGCAAGTGTTGAATGTTGGGAAAAAAGTGCGTGAACAAGAAAAAACCAGAGTGGCTCCTCGAAAGCGCAGTGAAACTACACTTGGAGTTACAAAAAAAATGAATACCGGCTGTGGATATTTATACGTTACCATAAATGTTGACGAAACAGGTATTTGCGAAGTATTTGCTCAAATCGGAAAAGTTGGTGGTTGTGCTTCTGCTCAGCTGGAGGCTATTGCGCGCTTAATCTCTCTGGCGCTTCGCTCAAATGTAAAAGTGGAGTCAATTATTAAACAGTTGCGATTTATTCGTTGTCCTAATCCAACCTGGCGAAAAGGTAAAAAAATTCTTTCTTGTGCAGATGCTGTGGCTATAGCACTTGAAGAATTTATTGCGCAAAATGGACATGGCATAAAACAAATTCTTTCGATTACGTTAGATGAAAAAAACGAAAATGAAAAACCAAAAACCAGAATACAAAGTTTAAAAGGTCAGCAAGCATTGTGCCCTGAATGTGGTGCAAAGGTGGAATATAAGGAAGGCTGCAGAACCTGTCCCGTTTGTGGCTGGTCAAAATGTAGCTAATTGAGTAAAACCTTACGAATGGTCGAAGACCTTCGCAATGGTTGACTCAGAAAAGCAAATGAATAATGAATATNNNNNNNNNNNNNNNNNNNNNNNNNNNNNNNNNNNNNNNNNNNNNNNNNNNNNNNNNNNNNNNNNNNNNNNNNNNNNNNNNNNNNNNNNNNNNNNNNNNNATTAGATAGAAAAGCAAATGAATAATGAATATTTAGTGTTTTTGGTATGTTTCGTAGTGAAAAATATTTTAACACAGAAATGGAAATAATGAAAAAGACATATTTTATTGCAATCTTATTAATTTTCGCATTTGTTAGTAACGTTTTTACAATCGAACCGCATTTTATGAAAGATCTCGCAATTTCTCCTGATGGGAAAACCGTTTGCTTTTCCTATCTTTCTGATTTGTGGACTGTTCCGTTTGCAGGTGGCGAAGCAAAAAAGATAACCGCGACCGTTGGGAACGACACTGATCCTGTCTATTCACCTGATGGAAAACGGATCGCATTTAATTCCAACATGGATGGGTTTATAGGAATTTATGTTATGCCGGCAGATGGTGGAGATGCAAAATGCGTGTGCAAAGAACGTTTAGCCGTAAGAGATTGGTTTAAAAAGAAATCTTTGTTTGGCTCCAAAAACGGAACTTTGCTCGCCACAGGATATGAACTCGGATTGGGAAGAAATTTTTATTCAGTTCCTCTTGATGGTTCCAGACCAAAAGAAATAACCGGAATTGGCGACTATCACTGTGCCCTTTCGCCGGATAATGAAAAATTGATCTACCAAAAACGAGGTAACAGTTATCGAGAACGATATAAGGGAAGCCACAATGGTGAATTGTGGGAATACGATCTTAAAAATAATAAATATACAAAATTAACAGATTCCGATCTGACAGAATGCTATCCTGTTTATTCATCTGATGGAAAAAGCATTTTCTTTGCTGCCACAGATTTTATCGCTGACAATGAGGCAGTTTATCAACTTTATAAAGTTACGGATAATGATTTTGATAACAAGGTGCAGCTCACGGATTTTGATGTTTGGTCAGTTCGTGATATTAATATCGCCAAATCAAATGACCGGATTGTTTTTGAGAAATTTGATGAAATTTGGAAGTTCGATCCCCAAAAAAATGAAGCAACAAAATTGCAAATAGACATTAAACAGAACATTCTCAAAGAATTTGAAATCACTAAAAAGGAAAAAAATGTTGCATCGGATTACGCAGTATCACCAAACGGAAAATTCGTAGTATTCTCAAATGAATTTGACCTTTTCGCCGTCCCGATAAAGGGTGGAGAAGTAAAGCAGATCACACAAGATATTCAGGGAATTGAAGATATCGCTGTGATGCCGGATAATAAAACGATTTATTTTACAAAGATGGAAAAAGGAAAACCAACTTTGTATAAAACGGTGATTACCGATCTTGATAAAATTGAAACGGTTAAATGGTTTAAAAACAAGCATATAACCAATCTCCAAGTCAGCGATAAAGAAAATGAAAACCTGATCGTTTACTTCTCGGATGATGATTTTCGCAATCAAATTGCCAGCGTGGATTATGAAAATGATAAAGTAAAACAACTCTTATCAGGCAAACATGTGGTAGAATTCAGATATAGCCCTGACAATAATTATGCTTTTTACATCACTATTCGATCGGGTTCTTGGGATAGAGTTCTCTGGTTAAAAGATTTTGAGAATGATACTGACGAGATGATCTTACCTTTTCATGGGAATTTAAATAATATTTTATGGGGAGAATTTGGCAACTATGCGTTTTTTGATAAACAATCTAAAATTTGCAGAATTGCCCTTCAACCAAAAGATGATTATTGGGATGAAGACGACAATTGGAAAGAAATTTTGGAAGCTTCAAAAGACGAAGATAATGAAAAGGATAATAAAAATGAAGATACAAAGGATGAAGATAAGGGTGAAGCTGAAAAGGAAGAAGAATCAATCCAAATTCAAGTTGATGTAGAAGGTATTCGCAATAGGATAAAAACAATTAGTTCAAGATCTGGTCACAATTGGCTCGTAGCCCTCGCTCCGGACAGTATTATCTATTATATGAATACCCGTTTTCAAGAAGATTCCGATAAAAGGAAATATGTTCTTCGTAAAATGGATTTCAACGGTGAAAACGATGAGGAGATAAAATCTTCCGATTCCAACGTCGGTAGTTTAACTTATAATAAAGAGCAAGATTGTTTCTATTTCATTGAAAGTAATTCTTTGAAAAAACTAACGACTGGCGGCACTGTTTCTACGGTTGAAAATGATTTTAATTATTCTTATAACGAAATGGATTTGAATAAAAAGGTTTTTGAGAATGCTTGGGAGACTTTCGGCTGGCAATTTTACGATCCAAATATGCACGGAGTTGATTGGGATAAAATGTATAAACGCTATTATCCTTATCTGCGATATACTTATGATCCGGTAATGATGGATGACATCATGTCCGAAATGATTGGGCAGGTAAACGGTTCTCACACCGGTTTTTACCCTCGCAAAAAAGATGATGGGATCAAATCCAAACGACAAGCATTTGGGGGTTTTCTCCTCGATTATTCAAAGGTACTGAAAAAAGGAATAAAATTCAAAAAAATATACAAAAAGTCCAAACTCAATAAACCGTATAATATCAAACCGGGGGATCTGTTACTTTCTGTTGATGGTGTGAAAATCACAGATAAAACAGAAATTGCTCCTCTGTTTTTTGATAAAGTGGGCGAAAAGATTGAAATGGATATTCAAACTCCGGATAGCGTGAAACACGTAACTATCAAAGGATTATCTTGGGGCAATCAATATAATATGCATTATGATAATTGGGTGAGTGAAAGAGAAGGGAAGGTGGAAGCACTGAACAATGACATTGGTTATATGCACATCAGAAGTATGAACT
It contains:
- a CDS encoding S41 family peptidase; translation: MKKTYFIAILLIFAFVSNVFTIEPHFMKDLAISPDGKTVCFSYLSDLWTVPFAGGEAKKITATVGNDTDPVYSPDGKRIAFNSNMDGFIGIYVMPADGGDAKCVCKERLAVRDWFKKKSLFGSKNGTLLATGYELGLGRNFYSVPLDGSRPKEITGIGDYHCALSPDNEKLIYQKRGNSYRERYKGSHNGELWEYDLKNNKYTKLTDSDLTECYPVYSSDGKSIFFAATDFIADNEAVYQLYKVTDNDFDNKVQLTDFDVWSVRDINIAKSNDRIVFEKFDEIWKFDPQKNEATKLQIDIKQNILKEFEITKKEKNVASDYAVSPNGKFVVFSNEFDLFAVPIKGGEVKQITQDIQGIEDIAVMPDNKTIYFTKMEKGKPTLYKTVITDLDKIETVKWFKNKHITNLQVSDKENENLIVYFSDDDFRNQIASVDYENDKVKQLLSGKHVVEFRYSPDNNYAFYITIRSGSWDRVLWLKDFENDTDEMILPFHGNLNNILWGEFGNYAFFDKQSKICRIALQPKDDYWDEDDNWKEILEASKDEDNEKDNKNEDTKDEDKGEAEKEEESIQIQVDVEGIRNRIKTISSRSGHNWLVALAPDSIIYYMNTRFQEDSDKRKYVLRKMDFNGENDEEIKSSDSNVGSLTYNKEQDCFYFIESNSLKKLTTGGTVSTVENDFNYSYNEMDLNKKVFENAWETFGWQFYDPNMHGVDWDKMYKRYYPYLRYTYDPVMMDDIMSEMIGQVNGSHTGFYPRKKDDGIKSKRQAFGGFLLDYSKVLKKGIKFKKIYKKSKLNKPYNIKPGDLLLSVDGVKITDKTEIAPLFFDKVGEKIEMDIQTPDSVKHVTIKGLSWGNQYNMHYDNWVSEREGKVEALNNDIGYMHIRSMNWSSYEKFQQDIFAKYYDKKAIIIDVRNNPGGWIHDYLIEVLTKKPYAYTTSRTFNAKKSKFPSDVWDKQVVLLINQNSFSDAEIFPTLFKQFNFGKVIGMPTSGSVIGTWHVNFMDGSSMRMPGSGWFTKDKINMEGRGAEPDIYIDLTPEQKISDDDVQLQKAVEVLMEDL